A region of Lichenibacterium dinghuense DNA encodes the following proteins:
- a CDS encoding class I SAM-dependent DNA methyltransferase — protein sequence MTPAEFIRKWGDSTLRERQGAQSHFNDLCALIGEPTPTEDDPFGERYCFERGAEKVGGGDGWADVWRRGCFGWEYKGKHKDLGAALRQLQAYALDLQNPPYLVVSDMERIVVHTNWTNTVSRRLEFSLDDLHEPGKLDQLRDVFRGSERLRPGTSPQAITHDAAERFGGLGRRLQERGHDPRAVAHFLNRVIFCLFAEHAGILVGKPLVRMVKALQARPRLAKQQFEALFATMGEGGFFGADAVLRFNGGLFDDAGALPLESDDLRLIADSAAEHDWAEIDPAIFGTLFEEALKAERKRAALGAHYTDRDKILKIVEPVIARPLLAEWAGVADGIRAAMEDARGAALDRKLATERVAATLDAAGADLVMEGERRALATGANLELFEDAGATRLPGAAGRAMKKVQPELTALARRRTVALNRARDLRDGFLDRLASFRVLDPACGSGNFLYVALHAIRDIELRALMDAERLGVPQVPPRVSLRSFHGIEVEPYAAELARVTLWIGDLQWKRRNGYTSYPEPVLEALDGIENRDALLNPDGTEAAWPEADVIVGNPPFLGGKRMRAGLGDEAVERLFAAYRGRVPAEADFVCYWVEKAWRAVDGAERRAGLVTTNSVRGGASRRVLEPIAAAGALHEAWADEPWVLEGAAVRVSMLGFGEGFGGTQLDGAPAERINADLTAAGTDLTQAKRLKENAGVAFMGDTKGGAFDVPGELARQWLRAPKNPNGRPNSDVLKPWRNAMDVTRRSADKWIIDFGWTMDEAAA from the coding sequence ATGACACCGGCCGAGTTCATCAGGAAGTGGGGCGACAGCACGCTGCGCGAGCGGCAGGGCGCCCAGTCGCATTTCAACGACCTGTGCGCGCTCATCGGCGAGCCGACGCCGACCGAGGACGACCCCTTCGGCGAGCGCTACTGCTTCGAGCGCGGGGCCGAGAAGGTGGGCGGCGGCGACGGCTGGGCCGACGTGTGGCGGCGCGGCTGCTTCGGCTGGGAATACAAGGGCAAGCACAAGGACCTCGGGGCCGCGCTGCGCCAGCTCCAGGCCTACGCGCTCGACCTGCAGAACCCGCCCTACCTCGTCGTCTCCGACATGGAGCGCATCGTGGTCCACACCAACTGGACCAACACGGTGTCGCGCCGCCTGGAGTTCTCCCTCGACGACCTCCACGAGCCCGGAAAACTCGACCAGCTCCGCGACGTGTTCCGCGGCTCGGAGCGGCTGCGCCCCGGCACCAGCCCGCAAGCGATCACGCACGACGCCGCCGAGCGCTTCGGCGGCCTCGGCCGCCGCCTGCAGGAGCGCGGGCACGACCCGCGCGCGGTGGCGCACTTCCTCAACCGCGTGATCTTCTGCCTCTTCGCGGAGCACGCCGGCATCCTGGTCGGAAAACCCTTGGTCCGCATGGTCAAGGCCCTGCAGGCGCGGCCGCGCCTCGCGAAACAGCAGTTCGAGGCGCTGTTCGCCACCATGGGCGAGGGCGGCTTCTTCGGCGCCGACGCGGTGCTGCGGTTCAACGGCGGCCTGTTCGACGACGCGGGCGCGCTGCCGCTGGAATCGGACGACCTGAGACTCATCGCGGACAGCGCCGCCGAGCACGACTGGGCCGAGATCGACCCCGCCATCTTCGGCACGCTGTTCGAGGAGGCGCTGAAGGCGGAGCGCAAGCGCGCAGCCCTCGGTGCCCACTACACCGACCGCGACAAGATCCTGAAGATCGTCGAGCCCGTCATCGCGCGGCCGCTGCTCGCCGAATGGGCCGGCGTCGCGGACGGCATCCGCGCCGCCATGGAGGACGCCCGCGGGGCCGCGCTCGACCGCAAGCTCGCGACCGAGCGCGTCGCCGCCACGCTCGACGCCGCGGGCGCGGACCTCGTGATGGAGGGCGAGCGCCGCGCCCTGGCGACGGGCGCGAACCTGGAGCTGTTCGAGGACGCGGGCGCGACCCGCCTGCCCGGCGCCGCCGGCCGCGCCATGAAGAAGGTCCAGCCCGAGCTGACCGCCCTCGCCCGCCGCCGCACCGTGGCGCTGAACCGCGCCCGCGACCTGCGCGACGGCTTCCTCGACCGGCTGGCCAGCTTCCGGGTGCTCGACCCCGCCTGCGGCTCGGGCAACTTCCTCTACGTGGCGCTGCACGCCATCCGCGACATCGAGCTGCGCGCCCTGATGGACGCCGAGCGCCTCGGCGTGCCGCAGGTGCCGCCGCGCGTGTCGCTGCGCAGCTTCCACGGCATCGAGGTCGAGCCCTACGCGGCCGAGCTCGCGCGCGTGACGCTGTGGATCGGCGACCTCCAGTGGAAGCGCCGCAACGGCTACACGAGCTACCCGGAGCCGGTGCTGGAGGCGCTCGACGGGATCGAGAACCGCGACGCCCTGCTGAACCCGGACGGGACCGAGGCGGCGTGGCCGGAGGCCGACGTCATCGTCGGCAACCCGCCGTTCCTCGGCGGCAAGCGGATGCGCGCCGGGCTCGGCGACGAGGCGGTCGAACGGCTCTTCGCGGCCTACAGGGGGCGCGTGCCCGCGGAGGCGGACTTCGTCTGCTACTGGGTCGAGAAGGCGTGGCGGGCGGTGGACGGGGCGGAGCGCCGGGCCGGCCTCGTCACCACCAACTCCGTGCGGGGCGGCGCGAGCCGCAGGGTGCTGGAGCCGATCGCGGCGGCCGGCGCCCTGCACGAGGCCTGGGCCGACGAGCCCTGGGTGCTGGAAGGCGCCGCCGTGCGCGTGTCCATGCTCGGCTTCGGCGAGGGATTTGGAGGGACGCAGCTCGACGGCGCACCGGCGGAGCGGATCAACGCGGACCTGACGGCGGCCGGGACGGACCTCACTCAGGCGAAGCGGCTGAAGGAGAACGCGGGCGTCGCCTTCATGGGCGACACGAAGGGCGGAGCTTTCGACGTGCCGGGCGAATTGGCCCGGCAATGGCTGAGAGCACCCAAGAATCCAAATGGCCGGCCGAACAGCGACGTTCTCAAGCCCTGGCGTAATGCCATGGATGTCACACGCCGATCCGCTGATAAGTGGATCATCGATTTCGGTTGGACGATGGATGAAGCGGCCGCCTAA
- a CDS encoding DUF3291 domain-containing protein translates to MTLPSIFHLAQLNLARFRVPAVDPANAPYLAALAEVDAAAERQPGFVWRLRGAGALASGAEAFGDPRVAANLSVWTDRDALVAFVYGDAAHRGIMARRREWFDRMENHLALWWVPAGHRPDLAEARDRLDRLRRDGPTAAAFTVARAFPPPG, encoded by the coding sequence ATGACGCTTCCCAGCATCTTCCACCTCGCCCAGCTCAACCTCGCCCGCTTCCGCGTCCCCGCCGTCGACCCCGCCAACGCCCCCTATCTCGCGGCCCTGGCCGAGGTGGACGCCGCGGCGGAGCGCCAGCCGGGCTTCGTGTGGCGGCTGCGCGGCGCGGGCGCGCTCGCTTCGGGCGCGGAAGCCTTCGGCGACCCGCGCGTCGCCGCCAACCTGTCGGTCTGGACGGACCGCGACGCGCTGGTCGCCTTCGTCTACGGCGACGCGGCGCACCGGGGGATCATGGCGCGCCGCCGCGAGTGGTTCGACCGGATGGAGAACCACCTCGCCCTGTGGTGGGTGCCGGCCGGCCACCGGCCGGACCTCGCCGAGGCGCGCGACCGGCTGGACCGTCTGCGCCGCGACGGGCCGACGGCCGCCGCCTTCACGGTGGCGCGCGCCTTCCCGCCGCCGGGCTGA
- a CDS encoding GNAT family N-acetyltransferase, with protein MALFRLGPSFDAATLVRGDGVYLRPAEMRDFDEWASLRERSRQFLSPWEPVWPSDDLTRAAFRRRIRLHGEEMSRDEAFPFLVFRDDDTLVGGLTVGQIRRGVSQTATLGYWMGHAFAGRGYMSRAVRTAAGFVFGTLRLHRLEAACLPHNEASMRLLQSVGFVKEGYARAYLRIDGRWQDHVLFALLDGDPVNPPQRRMG; from the coding sequence ATGGCGCTGTTCCGGCTGGGACCGAGTTTCGACGCCGCCACGCTGGTGCGGGGCGACGGCGTCTACCTCCGCCCGGCCGAGATGCGCGACTTCGACGAGTGGGCATCCTTGCGCGAGCGCTCGCGCCAGTTCCTGTCGCCCTGGGAGCCCGTGTGGCCGTCGGACGACCTGACGCGCGCGGCCTTCCGCCGCCGCATCCGCCTGCACGGCGAGGAGATGAGCCGCGACGAGGCCTTCCCGTTCCTGGTGTTCCGCGACGACGACACGCTGGTGGGCGGCCTCACCGTCGGGCAGATCCGCCGCGGCGTGTCGCAGACCGCGACGCTCGGCTACTGGATGGGCCACGCCTTCGCGGGCCGCGGCTACATGAGCCGCGCGGTCCGCACCGCGGCGGGCTTCGTCTTCGGCACGCTGCGCCTGCACCGGCTCGAAGCCGCCTGCCTGCCCCACAACGAGGCCTCGATGCGGCTCCTGCAGAGCGTCGGCTTCGTGAAGGAGGGCTACGCCCGCGCCTACCTGCGCATCGACGGCCGCTGGCAGGACCACGTCCTCTTCGCCCTGCTCGACGGCGACCCGGTCAACCCGCCGCAGCGGCGCATGGGGTGA
- a CDS encoding M16 family metallopeptidase codes for MTARVTTLPSGLRIITDHIPHMHTTSLGLWVGIGSRHETEAEHGLSHFLEHMAFKGTRTRSARRIAEEIEGAGGDLNAATSTEQTAYYARVLPGDAPLALDILSDILTDSAFDPAEIEREKEVVLQELGAVEDVPDDLVFELFTEHAYPGQPIGRPILGTPAGVRRFDRDAVRGFLERRYRADQTVIAAAGAVDHDTVVAEAERRFAGLQNLDAPPAPAADYRGGDVRLKRRLEQAHIVVGFEGLSFHDPRRYDAHVFSHAVGGGMSSRLFQEVREERGLAYTINSFDWTYADTGLFGFYAATGAANVAELVPVALDCLAEATATLTREEVERAKAQLKVSLLVAMESSSSRAEQIARQHMAYGRLIDADEILREVDAVTVESARATGAAMIRSAPTVSAIGPVSKVPGPDAVAARLGITASRH; via the coding sequence GTGACGGCGCGCGTCACGACGCTCCCGTCCGGGCTGCGGATCATCACCGACCACATCCCCCACATGCACACGACTTCGCTGGGCCTGTGGGTGGGCATCGGCTCGCGCCACGAGACCGAGGCCGAGCACGGCCTGTCGCACTTCCTGGAGCACATGGCCTTCAAGGGCACGAGGACGCGGTCGGCGCGGCGCATCGCCGAGGAGATCGAGGGCGCGGGCGGCGACCTCAACGCCGCCACCTCGACCGAGCAGACCGCCTATTACGCCCGCGTGCTGCCCGGCGACGCGCCCCTCGCGCTCGACATCCTGTCCGACATCCTCACCGACAGCGCCTTCGACCCCGCCGAGATCGAGCGCGAGAAGGAGGTGGTGCTCCAGGAACTCGGCGCCGTTGAGGACGTGCCGGACGACCTCGTCTTCGAGCTCTTCACCGAGCACGCCTATCCCGGCCAGCCCATCGGCCGCCCGATCCTCGGCACGCCCGCCGGCGTCAGGCGCTTCGACCGCGACGCCGTGAGGGGCTTCCTGGAGCGCCGCTACCGGGCGGACCAGACCGTGATCGCCGCCGCCGGCGCGGTGGACCACGACACGGTGGTGGCCGAGGCCGAGCGCCGCTTCGCGGGGCTGCAGAACCTCGACGCGCCGCCCGCGCCCGCGGCGGACTACCGCGGTGGCGACGTGCGGCTGAAGCGCCGGCTCGAGCAGGCCCACATCGTGGTCGGCTTCGAGGGCCTGTCGTTCCACGACCCGCGCCGCTACGACGCGCACGTCTTCTCCCACGCGGTGGGCGGCGGCATGTCGTCCCGGCTGTTTCAGGAAGTGCGCGAGGAGCGCGGCCTCGCCTACACGATCAACAGCTTCGACTGGACCTACGCCGACACCGGCCTGTTCGGCTTCTACGCCGCCACGGGCGCCGCCAACGTCGCCGAGCTCGTGCCCGTGGCGCTCGACTGCCTCGCCGAGGCGACCGCGACGCTGACGCGCGAGGAGGTCGAGCGCGCGAAGGCGCAGCTCAAGGTGTCGCTGCTGGTGGCGATGGAATCCTCCTCCTCGCGCGCCGAGCAGATCGCCCGCCAGCACATGGCCTACGGCCGCCTGATCGACGCCGACGAGATCCTGCGCGAGGTCGACGCCGTGACGGTGGAGTCGGCGCGGGCGACCGGCGCGGCGATGATCCGCTCGGCCCCCACCGTGTCGGCCATCGGCCCCGTGTCCAAGGTGCCGGGACCCGACGCGGTCGCGGCGCGTTTAGGGATCACGGCTTCGCGGCACTGA